The Candidatus Anstonellales archaeon genome window below encodes:
- the gpmA gene encoding 2,3-diphosphoglycerate-dependent phosphoglycerate mutase: MNRIVLLRHGESIWNKENRFTGWVDVPLSKKGRREAREAGRILKEKGYTFDVAYCSVLKRAIETLEIVLDELGIAPQIKYSWRLNERHYGSLQGLNKAEMAKKFGEEQVMAWRRSYSIRPPPLSRTEAEKLVKAPLYAGIKMSEIPRCESLRDTVARLLPYWKKEIAPMIRAGKRVLISAHGNSIRAVVKYLDRISDSEIVSLNIPTGIPLVYELDSNLMPIRHYYLGDEEKIKKMIEKIANAGRVKAI; this comes from the coding sequence ATGAACCGGATAGTCTTATTACGACATGGGGAAAGTATCTGGAATAAGGAGAACAGATTTACAGGGTGGGTTGATGTTCCTCTCTCCAAAAAAGGGAGGAGAGAGGCTAGAGAGGCAGGCAGAATATTGAAAGAGAAAGGATATACGTTTGATGTTGCTTATTGTTCCGTTCTCAAGCGCGCAATAGAGACTTTGGAGATAGTGCTTGATGAATTGGGGATAGCGCCCCAGATAAAATACTCATGGAGACTAAATGAGAGACACTATGGCTCGCTGCAAGGCTTAAACAAAGCTGAGATGGCAAAAAAATTCGGAGAGGAACAAGTAATGGCTTGGAGAAGGAGTTATTCTATAAGGCCGCCTCCGCTTAGCAGGACGGAAGCTGAGAAACTCGTGAAGGCACCTCTATATGCAGGAATAAAAATGTCAGAAATACCGCGATGCGAATCTTTAAGAGACACGGTTGCAAGACTTCTCCCTTATTGGAAAAAAGAGATTGCGCCTATGATAAGAGCTGGAAAGCGGGTGTTGATTTCGGCACACGGAAACAGCATTCGAGCAGTTGTGAAATATCTTGACAGGATATCTGATAGTGAGATTGTCTCGCTTAACATACCAACAGGTATCCCTCTTGTTTATGAGCTAGACTCCAACCTAATGCCTATTAGGCATTATTACTTGGGAGATGAAGAAAAAATCAAAAAGATGATTGAAAAAATAGCCAATGCAGGGAGAGTTAAAGCCATCTGA
- a CDS encoding CDGSH iron-sulfur domain-containing protein has protein sequence MSRVVRKEEYGPIEIKVGGESRWICMCGLSKNGPFCDGSHQKTKGEEEGVLYEYMPDGRRRKVKIQPI, from the coding sequence GTGAGTAGGGTAGTAAGAAAAGAAGAATATGGTCCAATAGAAATCAAAGTTGGAGGAGAGTCAAGATGGATTTGTATGTGTGGACTGTCAAAAAATGGACCGTTCTGTGATGGGTCACACCAAAAAACCAAAGGCGAAGAGGAAGGGGTGTTGTACGAGTATATGCCTGATGGTAGGAGAAGGAAAGTAAAGATACAGCCTATTTGA
- a CDS encoding thioredoxin domain-containing protein, producing the protein MTESNILQGAHAILAASIVLGAILISLSLVYSGTNISNELAKIRISSASSPPPSDSKQAPSPSDNLPKVPQQPTDSTPPSGQGVVLTYDAMKSLLPKAAATLGSKDAKVIMFEFSDYQCPFCRRHFNFVYPDIKKNYIDTGKVLLAFFDYPLSFHPAAFPSAKAARCAGEQGKYWEAHDAIFTGQGTGGSTVQYSEEQLKEWISKLPGLNVSAFNSCFSSNKYDSYINENAALGQSLGIFGTPGFIINGKIISGAYPYETFDSAIKESLGS; encoded by the coding sequence TTGACCGAATCAAACATCCTCCAAGGAGCACACGCAATTCTTGCTGCCTCTATCGTCCTTGGAGCTATCTTAATATCTCTTTCACTTGTTTATTCAGGAACAAACATATCAAACGAGCTTGCAAAAATACGTATAAGTTCTGCAAGTAGCCCACCCCCATCAGATTCAAAACAGGCTCCAAGCCCGTCTGACAATTTACCAAAAGTTCCTCAACAACCAACTGACTCTACCCCCCCTTCAGGACAGGGGGTTGTTTTAACCTATGACGCAATGAAATCTCTTCTTCCAAAGGCAGCAGCAACACTTGGCAGCAAAGACGCAAAAGTCATAATGTTTGAGTTTTCAGATTATCAGTGTCCATTTTGCAGAAGACACTTCAACTTTGTTTATCCTGATATAAAGAAAAATTATATCGATACAGGAAAGGTTCTTTTAGCATTTTTTGATTATCCCTTATCATTCCATCCAGCAGCTTTTCCATCCGCAAAGGCAGCTAGGTGTGCAGGAGAACAAGGAAAGTACTGGGAAGCGCATGATGCAATTTTCACTGGACAAGGAACAGGCGGCTCAACCGTGCAATATAGTGAAGAGCAACTAAAGGAATGGATTTCAAAACTTCCGGGCCTAAACGTCTCTGCCTTCAATAGCTGTTTTTCCTCAAACAAATATGACTCTTATATAAACGAAAATGCAGCATTAGGTCAAAGCTTAGGCATCTTTGGCACTCCAGGCTTTATTATAAATGGTAAAATAATAAGTGGAGCTTATCCTTACGAAACATTTGACTCTGCCATAAAAGAAAGTCTGGGGTCATGA
- a CDS encoding secondary thiamine-phosphate synthase enzyme YjbQ codes for MKSYTKYLWMDTRKRIEFVNIHRDVEEAITESGVKEGLVLVNAMHITASVYINDAEHGLLHDYEEWLKRLVPMDIEYRHNLTGEDNAYAHLMRTIMGREVVVAITNGKMDLGPWERIYYAEFDGQRKKRVMIKIIGE; via the coding sequence GTGAAGTCTTACACGAAATACCTCTGGATGGATACACGCAAGAGGATAGAATTCGTAAATATACATCGAGACGTAGAGGAGGCCATAACCGAATCTGGAGTAAAAGAAGGTCTTGTTCTTGTAAATGCGATGCATATAACAGCTTCAGTTTATATCAACGATGCAGAGCATGGCCTACTTCATGATTATGAGGAATGGCTTAAGAGACTTGTACCAATGGATATTGAATATAGGCATAACCTCACTGGGGAGGATAATGCGTATGCTCATTTGATGAGAACAATAATGGGAAGGGAAGTTGTTGTTGCAATCACAAATGGAAAGATGGACCTTGGGCCATGGGAACGGATTTATTATGCTGAATTTGATGGGCAGAGAAAAAAGCGAGTAATGATAAAGATTATTGGTGAATGA
- a CDS encoding ZIP family metal transporter, which produces MESFLYAVASALLISVLSFLGAFFLLSKKRRDKGLILMMVAFASGSMLGASFFDLIPEAFEEVGTFSTYFIFFGIIIFLLLESYVHWHHCTIEECGIYSKKSMGYMNLIADGIHNFIDGVIIASAYQIDIGSGIVATIAIALHEIPQEAGDFAVLIHAGFGRSQALIYNFVSAILALVGTFFGFLFLSLFEYLIPYFASVAAGGFIYIATADLFPEISKHISKHRNIKRLSLQIISLFLGSGIIFMVVNFVGR; this is translated from the coding sequence ATGGAAAGCTTCCTTTATGCTGTTGCATCTGCTCTTTTAATTAGTGTGCTTTCGTTTTTAGGGGCGTTTTTTTTGCTTTCAAAAAAACGGAGAGATAAAGGGCTTATATTGATGATGGTAGCTTTTGCGTCTGGCTCAATGCTTGGTGCATCTTTTTTTGACCTCATACCTGAAGCTTTTGAGGAAGTAGGAACTTTCTCGACCTATTTCATTTTTTTTGGCATAATTATTTTTTTGCTACTTGAGTCGTATGTTCATTGGCATCACTGCACAATTGAAGAATGCGGTATTTACAGTAAAAAATCAATGGGATATATGAATTTAATAGCTGACGGCATACACAATTTTATTGATGGAGTTATTATTGCATCTGCTTATCAAATAGATATTGGAAGCGGAATAGTTGCAACTATAGCGATTGCATTGCATGAGATACCACAGGAAGCAGGCGATTTTGCCGTGTTGATCCATGCGGGCTTTGGGAGATCGCAGGCTTTGATTTACAATTTTGTATCTGCAATACTTGCATTGGTAGGAACTTTTTTTGGATTTTTGTTTTTATCTTTGTTTGAATACCTTATTCCTTATTTTGCATCAGTTGCGGCAGGAGGATTCATTTATATCGCAACGGCTGATTTGTTTCCTGAAATTTCAAAGCATATTTCAAAGCATCGAAACATAAAGCGGCTCTCGTTACAGATTATATCCCTTTTTCTTGGGTCTGGGATTATTTTTATGGTAGTTAATTTTGTTGGCAGGTAA
- a CDS encoding FAD-dependent thymidylate synthase, whose translation MERFSEEEMELLSRYCTNIDGNIFALINLPQTVCGALFSRYSRSPKSLRRVLLEEFIQKPESEFKEIVGDVNATDNQIIATKKAEEFYERVLVGYGDDSVAELGGAHIACENISNIATKFLQDSRIGISPLEKSTRYVYFDHKDENGQYGFYRDKKIMESRFADEYVQVCNNLFELYSSLIEPMSKYIMEKHPPPEGLSERAYASTVRAKVCDVLRGILPASTLTNVGLYGNGRAFEYLLTKAYSSPLGEIREIGAKMYEELRKVIPSFVKRATDKYGVAYQEYLKESANDTAKEVLSLLKRYEGKFGSEAEKDDVVLVDYDRDAEDKIITAIIFPHANSGLDRIMEKVKKLSPDEKRRIIEAYVGKRKNRRHKPGRAFEHVYYTFSLLGNFGMYRDLHRHRILTQERQLLTTKHGFDMPPEIVEIGREKEVSEAIGLASELFEKMEKSNPLEAQYVVPLGCRVRWYIKMNLREAFHFVELRSMMQGHRDYRRVAQKIYLKIGEVHPYLASYMRFVDMEEHPLERLEAEKRIDKKMEKLKGN comes from the coding sequence ATGGAAAGATTCAGCGAAGAAGAAATGGAGCTTCTGTCTAGGTATTGTACTAACATTGATGGAAATATTTTCGCACTGATTAATCTCCCTCAAACAGTGTGCGGTGCTTTGTTTTCAAGGTATTCGCGCTCGCCAAAATCTCTTCGCCGAGTACTCCTAGAAGAGTTTATTCAAAAACCAGAAAGCGAATTTAAGGAGATAGTTGGCGATGTAAACGCAACAGATAATCAGATTATTGCAACAAAGAAAGCAGAAGAGTTTTATGAGAGAGTGCTGGTAGGGTATGGAGACGATTCTGTGGCTGAATTAGGAGGAGCTCATATCGCATGCGAAAATATTTCAAATATCGCAACAAAGTTTTTGCAGGATTCGAGAATTGGAATATCCCCTCTTGAAAAATCGACCAGATATGTGTATTTTGACCACAAGGACGAGAATGGACAATACGGCTTTTATAGGGATAAAAAAATAATGGAAAGCCGATTTGCTGATGAGTACGTTCAAGTTTGCAATAATTTGTTTGAGTTATATTCGTCCCTCATTGAGCCGATGAGTAAATATATTATGGAAAAACACCCTCCTCCGGAGGGATTAAGCGAAAGAGCTTATGCTTCAACTGTACGAGCAAAAGTGTGTGATGTTTTGAGAGGGATCCTACCTGCTTCTACGCTCACGAATGTAGGCCTATATGGAAATGGAAGGGCATTTGAGTATCTACTTACAAAAGCTTACTCAAGCCCACTTGGGGAAATAAGAGAAATCGGAGCAAAGATGTATGAGGAACTTAGAAAGGTTATTCCTTCTTTTGTAAAGAGAGCGACCGACAAGTATGGGGTTGCTTATCAGGAATATCTCAAAGAAAGTGCCAATGATACTGCAAAGGAGGTTTTGTCCTTATTAAAAAGATATGAAGGAAAGTTTGGAAGCGAAGCCGAAAAAGATGATGTAGTCTTGGTTGACTATGATAGGGATGCAGAAGACAAGATAATCACAGCAATAATTTTTCCTCACGCTAATAGCGGACTTGATAGGATAATGGAGAAAGTTAAGAAACTAAGTCCTGATGAAAAAAGAAGGATAATAGAAGCTTATGTAGGAAAAAGAAAAAATCGTAGGCATAAACCTGGAAGGGCATTTGAACACGTGTATTATACATTTTCGCTTCTTGGAAATTTTGGGATGTACAGAGACCTCCACAGACATAGAATTCTTACGCAAGAACGCCAACTTCTAACTACAAAACATGGCTTTGATATGCCGCCTGAGATAGTTGAGATTGGGCGGGAGAAGGAAGTAAGCGAGGCTATTGGATTGGCATCTGAACTTTTTGAAAAAATGGAGAAAAGCAACCCTCTCGAAGCTCAATATGTCGTGCCTCTCGGCTGTAGGGTTCGCTGGTATATAAAGATGAATCTTAGAGAAGCATTCCATTTTGTTGAGTTGCGGTCAATGATGCAGGGGCATCGAGACTATCGGCGTGTAGCACAAAAAATCTACTTAAAGATAGGCGAAGTACACCCTTATCTTGCATCATATATGAGGTTTGTGGATATGGAAGAGCACCCCCTTGAAAGGCTTGAAGCTGAAAAAAGGATAGATAAGAAGATGGAGAAGCTAAAAGGGAATTAA
- a CDS encoding iron-sulfur cluster assembly scaffold protein — protein sequence MTHTHIYKDIILEHYKNPKYRGKMKDANARSASSNYLCGDYIEISAKLSKGKVKDIKFEGGGCAISIACADILCSIAIGKTIDEIISFSGDDLFKNIGFVPTAARLKCALLALDTLKRAVKRKN from the coding sequence GTGACTCACACTCACATATACAAAGATATAATCCTTGAACACTATAAAAACCCAAAATACAGGGGAAAGATGAAAGATGCAAATGCCAGATCTGCAAGTTCCAACTATCTCTGTGGAGACTATATAGAAATAAGTGCTAAATTAAGTAAAGGTAAAGTAAAAGATATAAAGTTTGAAGGCGGCGGATGTGCAATTTCTATAGCATGTGCTGATATCCTTTGCTCCATTGCTATTGGCAAGACAATAGACGAGATTATATCATTTAGTGGGGATGACCTCTTTAAAAACATAGGATTTGTACCAACCGCTGCCCGTTTAAAATGCGCGTTACTTGCACTCGACACCCTTAAACGAGCAGTCAAAAGGAAGAATTAA